A region from the Paenarthrobacter aurescens genome encodes:
- a CDS encoding ABC transporter ATP-binding protein, which yields MSTNTTPAERLRDAGLYAPGDAVLSVRDLNVRFNSENGVVHAVRGVDFDLMPGKTLGIVGESGSGKSVTSMAIMGLLPETADITGSVRFKGKELLGLSDKAMCKHRGSDIAMVFQDPLSSLTPVYTVGTQIIEALTVHNPTMSKQAKEARAVELLRMVGIPSPKDRLKAFPHEFSGGMRQRVMIAIAIANDPRVLIADEPTTALDVTIQAQVLEVLHTAQEETGAAVVMITHDLGVVAGMADDIMVMYAGKPVETGTVEDIYYNPRMPYTLGLLGAVPRVDTSDKQSLVPIEGTPPNLALPVLGCSFAARCPMVSDACLHGEPELIPVPGVEAQTLGHKAACIKAEELSGNADAHKIFHAPPKPVSKFDGVTRLERQKVLELKDVKKHFPLLKGALIKRRIGTVKAVDGLSFDIREGECVSIVGESGCGKTTTLLEIMEFHPDQVGEVIIGGVSNKVATDHKTKMAMRKEMQMVFQDPTGALDPRFTVYEVLAEPLENLGMPKAAIRKRIMELMKLVGLQPDHVNRFPNQFSGGQRQRIGIARALAVNPKLVVLDEPVSALDVSVQAGVINLLDKLRAELGLSYLMVAHDLSVVRHISDRVAVMYLGKIVETGDVDDVFDNPRHPYTRALLSAIPVPDPNLERTRERIILQGDLPSPLDAPKGCNFATRCPVFAALPAAKQEKCLTLEPPLASEEEGTQDFACFFPDGEIDADMLVVHA from the coding sequence ATGAGCACCAACACCACTCCCGCTGAGCGTCTCCGCGACGCCGGGCTGTACGCCCCCGGCGACGCCGTCCTCAGCGTCCGCGACCTCAACGTCCGCTTCAACTCCGAGAATGGCGTGGTCCACGCAGTCCGCGGAGTGGACTTCGACCTCATGCCGGGCAAAACATTGGGCATCGTGGGTGAATCCGGTTCCGGTAAGTCCGTTACCTCCATGGCCATCATGGGTTTGCTCCCCGAAACCGCGGACATCACCGGCTCCGTGCGCTTCAAAGGCAAAGAGCTCCTTGGCCTGAGCGACAAAGCCATGTGCAAGCACCGTGGCAGCGACATCGCCATGGTGTTCCAGGATCCGCTGTCCTCGCTGACGCCCGTTTACACGGTGGGCACCCAGATCATCGAGGCTCTGACAGTCCACAACCCCACCATGAGCAAGCAGGCCAAAGAAGCCCGCGCCGTCGAGCTTTTGCGCATGGTGGGCATCCCCAGTCCCAAGGACCGGCTGAAAGCCTTCCCGCACGAATTTTCCGGCGGCATGCGCCAACGCGTCATGATCGCGATTGCCATCGCCAACGATCCCCGGGTGCTGATCGCTGATGAACCCACGACGGCGCTGGACGTCACCATCCAGGCGCAGGTGCTCGAAGTCCTGCACACCGCGCAGGAGGAGACCGGTGCCGCCGTCGTCATGATCACCCACGACCTCGGCGTTGTGGCGGGCATGGCGGACGACATCATGGTGATGTACGCGGGCAAGCCCGTGGAAACCGGCACTGTGGAGGACATCTACTACAACCCGCGGATGCCGTACACCCTGGGCCTCCTCGGTGCCGTACCGCGTGTGGATACCTCGGACAAGCAGTCGCTGGTCCCCATCGAAGGAACCCCGCCCAACCTGGCGCTGCCCGTGCTGGGCTGCTCCTTCGCCGCCCGCTGCCCCATGGTCAGCGACGCCTGCCTGCACGGGGAGCCGGAGCTGATCCCGGTGCCCGGTGTTGAGGCGCAGACCTTGGGGCACAAGGCTGCCTGCATCAAAGCTGAGGAACTCTCCGGCAACGCCGACGCCCACAAAATCTTCCACGCACCTCCCAAGCCCGTTTCAAAGTTCGACGGCGTCACCCGCCTCGAGCGCCAAAAGGTCCTGGAACTCAAGGACGTGAAAAAGCACTTCCCGCTCCTCAAAGGTGCATTGATCAAACGGAGGATCGGCACGGTCAAGGCCGTGGATGGACTCAGCTTTGATATCCGCGAAGGCGAGTGCGTCTCCATAGTGGGTGAGTCAGGCTGCGGCAAGACCACCACACTCCTGGAAATCATGGAATTCCACCCGGACCAGGTGGGCGAAGTGATCATCGGCGGTGTCAGCAACAAGGTGGCCACCGATCACAAGACCAAAATGGCCATGCGCAAGGAAATGCAGATGGTGTTCCAGGACCCCACCGGCGCCCTGGATCCGCGTTTCACCGTATACGAGGTCCTTGCCGAACCCCTGGAAAACCTGGGCATGCCCAAAGCTGCCATCAGGAAACGCATCATGGAGCTCATGAAACTGGTGGGCCTGCAACCGGACCACGTGAACCGCTTCCCCAACCAGTTCTCCGGCGGCCAGCGCCAGCGCATCGGCATTGCCCGGGCGCTCGCAGTCAATCCGAAGCTCGTGGTGCTGGATGAGCCCGTCTCGGCACTGGACGTGTCCGTACAGGCCGGTGTCATCAACCTCCTGGACAAACTCCGTGCCGAACTCGGACTCAGTTACCTCATGGTTGCCCACGACCTCTCGGTAGTCCGCCACATCTCGGACCGCGTGGCCGTGATGTACCTGGGCAAGATTGTGGAAACCGGTGACGTGGACGATGTCTTCGACAACCCGCGCCACCCCTACACCCGGGCCCTGCTGTCCGCCATTCCAGTGCCGGACCCCAATCTGGAACGCACCCGCGAACGCATCATCCTGCAGGGTGACCTGCCCAGCCCGCTTGATGCTCCCAAAGGATGCAATTTTGCAACCCGTTGCCCCGTCTTTGCCGCGCTACCTGCCGCAAAGCAGGAAAAGTGCCTTACTCTGGAGCCGCCACTGGCTTCGGAGGAGGAGGGCACACAGGACTTCGCCTGCTTCTTCCCGGACGGAGAAATAGACGCCGACATGCTGGTGGTGCATGCCTGA
- a CDS encoding ABC transporter permease encodes MTNIIDPIAEIDESRVADQDVVIGKSRIIFRRFMRNRTAVAGLFIFLALFLFSIFGGFLTSWDKDTIDPLNIGMPPSPDHLLGTTQAGIDLMALIVDGTRTSILIGLIVGGISVLISAVYGCTMAFFGGKVDAVMLFILEALIMMPAILVVAVATSGGGGLKDLPSWLLLVVVLLFFSWMGTARLVRSLSMSLMQRDYVKAAKYMGVPSRRIVWRHLVPNIGSLLVLDFTRGITGAILAEVAFSFIGIGIKLPDVSLGVLIGQATGQVSSFPWMFWVPLTVMFLLTGSLAMMNDGLRDAFDPSSSSIGRAKTKTAKAGK; translated from the coding sequence ATGACCAACATCATTGATCCCATTGCGGAAATTGACGAGTCCCGGGTGGCTGACCAGGACGTGGTCATTGGCAAGTCCCGCATCATCTTCCGTCGCTTCATGCGCAACCGAACCGCCGTCGCCGGCTTGTTCATTTTCCTTGCGCTGTTCCTCTTCTCCATCTTTGGCGGGTTCCTGACCTCGTGGGACAAGGACACCATTGATCCCCTGAACATCGGCATGCCGCCCTCACCGGATCACCTGCTGGGTACCACGCAGGCCGGCATCGATCTCATGGCACTTATTGTGGACGGCACCCGGACCTCCATCCTCATTGGTTTGATCGTGGGCGGCATTTCGGTGCTGATCTCCGCCGTATACGGCTGCACCATGGCGTTCTTCGGCGGCAAAGTGGATGCCGTTATGTTGTTCATCCTCGAAGCACTCATCATGATGCCCGCCATCCTGGTGGTGGCCGTGGCAACCAGTGGCGGTGGCGGCCTCAAGGACCTCCCCAGCTGGCTCCTGCTGGTGGTCGTCCTGCTGTTCTTCAGCTGGATGGGAACCGCCCGCCTGGTGCGCTCGCTGTCCATGTCCCTCATGCAGCGCGATTACGTCAAAGCCGCCAAGTACATGGGAGTTCCCTCCCGCCGGATCGTGTGGCGCCACCTCGTTCCGAATATCGGCTCGCTGCTGGTACTGGACTTCACCCGTGGCATCACCGGCGCCATCCTGGCCGAAGTGGCGTTCTCCTTCATTGGCATCGGCATCAAACTCCCTGACGTCAGCCTCGGCGTCCTGATCGGCCAGGCCACCGGACAAGTGTCCTCGTTCCCTTGGATGTTCTGGGTGCCGTTGACCGTCATGTTCCTGCTGACCGGTTCACTGGCCATGATGAACGATGGCCTCCGTGACGCCTTCGACCCCAGCTCAAGCTCCATCGGGCGGGCCAAGACCAAGACCGCAAAGGCTGGCAAATGA
- a CDS encoding RNA polymerase sigma factor: MLDPLADEYVQADQDDPGLLFTAAYNNFAGPVFGYLRARGVDDPEAVTQDVFLALYPKLETLHGGLQGAKTLLFSIAHARMVDHYRKRERTPDSTPYEADLDARRVPSAEDQAFGHGAGLGVTEILDDLPEDYREVLALRVVADVSVEDTAAILGKSQGAVKQLQRRALGALKKRALLRNGTS, from the coding sequence GTGCTTGACCCTTTGGCTGATGAATACGTGCAGGCGGATCAGGACGATCCCGGCCTGCTCTTCACGGCTGCCTACAATAACTTCGCCGGACCAGTGTTTGGCTACCTCCGTGCGCGTGGCGTGGACGACCCCGAGGCCGTGACGCAGGACGTGTTCCTGGCGTTGTACCCAAAGTTGGAAACGCTCCACGGCGGGCTCCAAGGAGCAAAGACTTTACTGTTCTCCATAGCGCATGCGCGGATGGTGGACCACTATCGAAAACGCGAACGAACCCCCGATTCGACGCCGTACGAGGCTGATCTGGATGCCCGGCGGGTACCGTCAGCGGAGGACCAGGCCTTCGGCCATGGTGCCGGGTTGGGCGTCACGGAAATCCTGGATGACCTTCCCGAGGATTACCGGGAGGTCCTGGCTCTCCGGGTGGTGGCCGATGTTTCGGTGGAAGATACGGCCGCGATTTTGGGCAAGTCCCAGGGAGCCGTTAAACAATTACAGCGCAGGGCATTGGGTGCACTGAAGAAACGTGCACTACTAAGGAACGGCACATCATGA
- the ald gene encoding alanine dehydrogenase, which translates to MIIGVPKEIKNNEFRVAITAAGVHEFRTHGHSVLVERGAGLGSGITDEEYSIAGAEIVNEADDVWARADMVMKVKEPIAAEYHRFRKGLILFTYLHLAAEPELTAELINSGVTAIAYETVQEGRTLPLLAPMSEVAGRLSVVVGASSLMAPAGGKGVLLGGVPGVRPAKVVVLGAGVAGTNAAAMALGLGADVTIMDININRLRELDALYQGRLKTVASNAYEIEKSVIDADLVIGSVLIPGAKAPKLVTNELVARMKPGSVLVDIAVDQGGCFEDTHPTTHQEPTYKVHNSIFYCVANMPGAVPNTSTYALTNVTLRYAVALANLGVKAAFDRDPALAAGLNIAAGHVAHHSVSEAHNLPLVNDWHTLVSA; encoded by the coding sequence ATGATCATCGGTGTCCCCAAAGAAATCAAGAACAACGAGTTCCGCGTAGCCATCACGGCAGCGGGCGTCCACGAATTCCGCACCCACGGACACAGCGTTCTGGTGGAGCGCGGCGCAGGCCTCGGCTCGGGCATCACCGATGAGGAATACTCGATCGCCGGCGCCGAAATCGTCAACGAAGCTGACGACGTCTGGGCACGCGCTGACATGGTCATGAAGGTCAAGGAACCCATCGCGGCCGAGTACCACCGCTTCCGCAAGGGCCTCATCCTCTTCACCTACCTGCACCTCGCCGCAGAGCCCGAGCTCACCGCAGAGCTCATCAACTCCGGCGTCACGGCAATCGCCTACGAAACCGTGCAGGAAGGCCGCACCCTTCCGCTGCTCGCCCCGATGTCCGAGGTCGCGGGCCGCCTCTCCGTCGTGGTCGGCGCTTCCTCCCTGATGGCTCCGGCCGGCGGCAAGGGCGTCCTTCTGGGCGGCGTACCGGGCGTCCGTCCGGCCAAGGTTGTTGTCCTCGGCGCAGGCGTTGCGGGAACCAACGCCGCTGCCATGGCGCTGGGCCTCGGTGCTGATGTCACCATCATGGACATCAACATCAACCGGCTGCGCGAACTCGACGCCCTCTACCAGGGCCGCCTGAAGACCGTAGCCTCCAACGCCTACGAGATCGAGAAGTCAGTCATCGACGCAGATCTCGTGATCGGCTCCGTCCTGATCCCGGGCGCCAAGGCTCCCAAGCTGGTCACCAACGAGCTGGTTGCCCGCATGAAGCCCGGCTCGGTCCTGGTGGACATCGCAGTTGACCAGGGCGGCTGCTTCGAGGACACGCACCCCACCACCCACCAGGAACCCACGTACAAGGTCCACAACTCGATCTTCTACTGCGTTGCCAACATGCCTGGCGCTGTTCCGAACACCTCCACGTACGCACTGACCAACGTCACCCTGCGCTACGCCGTGGCACTGGCCAACCTGGGCGTCAAGGCCGCCTTCGACCGCGACCCCGCCCTCGCTGCCGGCCTCAACATCGCCGCAGGCCACGTGGCACACCACTCCGTTTCCGAGGCGCACAACCTGCCCCTCGTCAACGACTGGCACACGCTGGTTTCCGCCTAA
- a CDS encoding CdaR family transcriptional regulator has translation MQQDVEEIVERVALKLGRGLSLEDLDGVLLAYSSNQSHADRVRVNFLLSKRVPSDVSAWQLAHGISTAVRPVVVPANDDLGMLGRVCVPLLVRGFRVGYLWVQLDLEEQSATAILAELPGVRDELDLLAGLLLDSNTAESEFRRRREQEFLSACGGESNAVAAVAGWKEIQGRGPWQLVTILDPEGARSDVDPIAATLTHRSAALQSTIGVNAALFSAGTETHSVVLFRESGGRADHAQVLVHYQLELAKRAGRKVDRVILGISEPFNVIRQLAGAYRQSKVAAQAAAVDQPLGELVDSRTVGVYQLFDRLVAPGGWDDTGSVHFQALEDHDKNGELLPVLELLYDNDGSVQDVAAKLHLHRSSIYNRLGRIRQLIGADPLSGAIRLELHAALKAKRWAVRPRI, from the coding sequence ATGCAGCAGGACGTGGAAGAGATTGTTGAGCGCGTGGCACTGAAGCTGGGCCGGGGACTGTCCCTGGAAGACCTCGACGGCGTTCTGCTCGCCTACAGTTCCAACCAATCCCACGCAGACCGCGTCCGCGTGAACTTCCTCCTGAGCAAGCGGGTTCCCAGCGACGTCAGCGCCTGGCAACTGGCACACGGCATTTCCACGGCCGTGCGACCCGTGGTGGTGCCCGCCAACGATGACCTCGGCATGTTGGGCCGCGTCTGCGTACCCCTTTTGGTCCGCGGTTTCCGCGTGGGGTACTTGTGGGTGCAGTTGGACCTTGAAGAACAAAGCGCGACGGCGATACTCGCCGAACTGCCCGGCGTCCGTGACGAGCTGGACCTCCTGGCGGGCTTGCTCCTGGATTCCAACACGGCCGAATCTGAGTTCCGGAGACGGCGAGAACAGGAATTCCTGTCAGCCTGCGGCGGCGAATCGAACGCTGTGGCCGCCGTTGCCGGGTGGAAGGAAATCCAAGGCCGCGGTCCGTGGCAACTGGTGACCATCCTGGACCCTGAAGGCGCGCGGTCCGACGTCGACCCCATTGCCGCTACCTTGACGCACCGATCAGCGGCGCTGCAGTCCACCATCGGCGTCAACGCGGCCTTGTTCAGTGCCGGAACGGAGACGCATTCGGTGGTCCTGTTCCGTGAGTCGGGCGGCAGGGCGGACCACGCGCAGGTGCTGGTGCACTATCAGCTGGAGCTTGCAAAACGTGCAGGACGCAAGGTGGACAGGGTGATCCTGGGGATCAGTGAGCCGTTCAATGTCATCCGGCAACTGGCGGGCGCTTATCGGCAGTCGAAGGTTGCGGCGCAAGCGGCCGCCGTGGACCAACCCTTGGGCGAACTCGTGGACAGCCGGACAGTTGGTGTGTATCAACTCTTCGATCGCCTGGTGGCCCCCGGAGGTTGGGATGACACAGGATCCGTGCATTTTCAGGCCCTTGAGGATCACGACAAAAACGGCGAATTGCTGCCCGTCCTGGAACTCCTCTATGACAATGACGGTTCTGTTCAGGACGTCGCCGCCAAACTTCACCTCCACAGAAGCAGCATCTACAACCGGCTGGGGCGGATACGGCAGCTCATTGGCGCTGATCCATTGAGCGGCGCAATCCGGCTCGAACTTCATGCCGCCCTGAAGGCGAAGCGCTGGGCTGTGCGCCCGCGGATCTAA
- a CDS encoding ABC transporter family substrate-binding protein, with amino-acid sequence MKKYTTIGGVALAATLMLTACGGGTPSGPASQKAEEAGGDISKLISVNAKEAKDLEQGGTLTLPTVDLGPDFNNSSNVGNSAATSAVLTPVNPAGMSSGGIGGCWKLDYNGKAEPNKDFCEEVKSEVKDGKQTITIKVNEKATWNDGTPIDVKTFENTWKMSRGEDKAIDIVNPGSYPFVESVTAGANDKEVIVTTSKPVYPLEDLFFGLIHPAVNNAETFNNGFAGNMHPEWMAGPFKVEKYDSTAKTVTMIPNDKWWGQKPVLERIIWRQMEPSATIAAFKNGEIDATDARTLSRYKQLEGTKNAEVRRGQRLFAGGLNLNAERPALTDVAVRKAIFTAVDRKAIRDVRFNGLNWSEESSGSMMLMPFSEYYQDNYPVKDTGAEAAKKVLTDAGYTANDKGIMAKDGVPVSFKVTYFGDDPTQAATSQTLQKQLQAAGMDVSIDQRGDADFQKVLGSRDFDLTISGYTVSADATSGVKQFYESTTNENKLGDAELDAEIERLATIADDAERNKAAMEVEKQHMEKYFSMGTVLNGPEIQFVRTGLANYGPSLFKSLSNVPDWTTIGWEKGAKK; translated from the coding sequence ATGAAGAAATACACGACGATCGGTGGCGTGGCGCTCGCAGCAACGCTCATGCTGACCGCTTGCGGCGGGGGAACGCCGTCGGGTCCGGCCTCGCAGAAGGCCGAAGAGGCGGGTGGCGATATCAGCAAGCTGATCAGCGTCAACGCCAAGGAAGCAAAGGACCTGGAGCAGGGTGGCACGTTGACACTGCCAACCGTGGACCTCGGGCCGGACTTCAACAACTCTTCCAACGTCGGCAACAGCGCCGCCACTTCAGCTGTACTGACCCCAGTCAACCCGGCAGGCATGAGCAGCGGCGGGATTGGCGGCTGCTGGAAGCTGGACTATAACGGCAAGGCTGAGCCGAACAAGGACTTCTGCGAAGAGGTCAAGAGCGAAGTCAAGGACGGCAAGCAGACCATCACCATCAAGGTGAACGAGAAGGCCACCTGGAACGACGGCACGCCTATCGACGTCAAGACGTTCGAGAACACGTGGAAGATGTCCCGCGGAGAAGACAAGGCGATTGACATCGTCAACCCGGGATCCTACCCATTCGTTGAATCAGTCACAGCCGGTGCCAACGACAAGGAAGTCATTGTCACCACCAGCAAGCCCGTATACCCCCTTGAGGATCTCTTCTTCGGCCTGATCCACCCGGCCGTCAACAACGCGGAGACCTTCAACAACGGCTTTGCCGGCAACATGCACCCCGAATGGATGGCTGGCCCGTTCAAGGTAGAGAAGTACGACAGCACCGCCAAGACCGTCACCATGATCCCCAACGACAAGTGGTGGGGCCAGAAGCCTGTTCTCGAGAGGATCATCTGGCGTCAGATGGAACCGAGTGCAACCATCGCGGCCTTCAAGAACGGCGAAATTGACGCTACTGATGCCCGCACCCTGAGCCGCTACAAGCAGCTTGAAGGAACCAAGAACGCTGAAGTTCGCCGTGGCCAGCGACTGTTCGCCGGTGGTCTCAACCTCAATGCCGAGCGGCCTGCCCTGACCGACGTCGCCGTGCGCAAGGCGATCTTCACCGCCGTCGACCGCAAGGCTATCCGCGATGTCCGCTTCAACGGCCTGAACTGGTCCGAGGAAAGCTCGGGCTCCATGATGCTCATGCCGTTCTCCGAGTACTACCAGGACAACTACCCTGTGAAGGACACAGGCGCCGAGGCTGCCAAGAAGGTCCTGACGGACGCCGGTTACACGGCCAACGACAAGGGCATCATGGCCAAGGACGGCGTTCCCGTGTCCTTCAAGGTCACGTACTTCGGCGATGACCCCACCCAGGCTGCCACCTCCCAGACCCTGCAGAAGCAGCTCCAGGCCGCTGGCATGGACGTGTCCATTGATCAGCGTGGTGACGCAGACTTCCAGAAGGTTCTGGGCTCGAGGGATTTTGATCTGACGATCTCCGGTTACACGGTGAGCGCGGATGCGACCAGTGGCGTTAAGCAGTTCTACGAATCCACCACCAACGAGAACAAGCTTGGCGACGCCGAGTTGGATGCCGAAATCGAGCGACTGGCAACCATCGCTGATGACGCCGAGCGCAACAAGGCCGCCATGGAGGTAGAGAAGCAGCACATGGAGAAGTACTTCTCCATGGGCACCGTCCTGAACGGCCCGGAGATCCAGTTTGTGCGTACGGGCCTGGCCAACTACGGCCCGTCCCTGTTCAAGAGCCTCTCCAACGTTCCGGATTGGACCACCATCGGCTGGGAAAAGGGCGCCAAGAAGTAG
- a CDS encoding Gfo/Idh/MocA family oxidoreductase, with the protein MTSQPIRTAVAGFGLSGSVFHAPFIASNPAYELAVIATSDEARQAKARQRYPQAKIVSTPEDILSLSAELDLVVLGTPPATHFPLAKAALEAGLDVVVDKPFTVRSAEGEELIRLAAKLGRVLTVYQNRRWDGDSLTVQKLLDAGTLGTVTRFEVGMERWAPEIAKAWKASATAEDGGGVLFDLGTHVLDLILRFFGPATVTFAEITARRPQESADDDVFLALRHESGVLSHVTINLNSHLHGPRFRILGTEGGFVKFGTDPQEPYLLGGGLPTDSEYGVEPPQNNGVLERNGQRVTIATERGAYPEFYRILAEKLDDGGATSALPLPVDPADSVTVLKLIEQARALA; encoded by the coding sequence ATGACTTCCCAGCCGATCCGCACCGCCGTGGCAGGTTTTGGCTTGTCGGGCAGCGTCTTCCACGCGCCCTTCATCGCCAGCAACCCCGCTTATGAGCTCGCAGTTATCGCAACCTCGGACGAGGCACGCCAAGCCAAAGCACGGCAAAGGTACCCGCAGGCAAAGATTGTGAGCACGCCGGAGGACATCCTCTCGCTCTCCGCCGAACTGGATCTGGTGGTTCTGGGCACACCGCCGGCCACCCACTTCCCGCTGGCGAAAGCTGCGCTGGAAGCCGGGCTGGACGTCGTCGTTGATAAACCGTTCACAGTCCGCAGCGCCGAGGGTGAGGAACTGATCCGTTTGGCTGCAAAACTGGGGCGTGTCCTCACGGTCTACCAAAACCGGCGCTGGGATGGCGATTCGCTCACCGTGCAGAAACTCCTCGACGCCGGGACGTTGGGTACCGTTACCCGGTTTGAGGTGGGGATGGAGCGGTGGGCGCCGGAAATCGCCAAGGCGTGGAAGGCAAGCGCCACGGCCGAGGACGGCGGCGGGGTCCTTTTCGACCTCGGCACCCACGTCCTGGATCTCATTCTCCGGTTCTTTGGGCCAGCCACGGTGACCTTCGCGGAGATCACAGCCCGCCGGCCCCAGGAAAGCGCCGACGACGACGTCTTCCTCGCGCTACGGCACGAGTCCGGTGTTCTCAGCCATGTGACCATCAACCTCAACAGCCACCTCCACGGCCCCCGATTCCGCATCCTCGGCACCGAGGGCGGCTTCGTGAAGTTTGGCACCGACCCTCAGGAGCCCTACTTGCTGGGTGGCGGGCTACCCACGGACAGCGAGTACGGGGTGGAACCTCCCCAAAACAATGGTGTGCTGGAACGGAACGGCCAACGCGTAACCATCGCCACAGAGCGAGGCGCGTACCCGGAGTTCTACCGGATTCTCGCCGAAAAGCTCGACGACGGCGGGGCAACCTCCGCGCTCCCGTTACCTGTTGACCCGGCTGATTCAGTGACGGTGCTGAAGCTCATTGAGCAGGCAAGGGCGCTGGCGTGA
- a CDS encoding WXG100 family type VII secretion target, which yields MGQGLVGADVADLRRLSAVMDAEAEKITTLQQQLTAMIQAGSYWRGNDADQFRSRWHSDLHGRLGAAALCLRTNARVLKLNADQQEQASSGGSSGVSKGSPSTGPFKISPEELGFTFDSTSYGPVTVEGSGSIDSEATGEAHGSLGPGGLEAGGSGEASSGGDMTWKAESGFGPVNTTVTNETFVGARAEGEYGVSVPFGLGLPNAHANGEAFAGAENVTTTRSDFFDGWVTNTSTTRMMTGVEASAHTEASSPFLFSAGGEGFAGQKVTVDNKTDFAGGLFSLGQGGELRAGAWASAGEGELSVKGGQSTGTAFSAGAGAELTGSRYVEVLGQTLTLNATVAAGAGEGHFFTASMDEDGLTLGAGAKLTAELGLGAGGQITISPSGFVDSVTGFVDFLNN from the coding sequence ATGGGGCAAGGACTGGTAGGCGCGGACGTCGCGGATCTCCGGCGGTTGTCCGCCGTCATGGACGCAGAAGCGGAGAAGATCACAACTCTTCAGCAGCAGCTCACTGCCATGATCCAGGCAGGTTCTTATTGGCGGGGTAACGACGCCGACCAATTCCGGAGCAGATGGCACAGCGATCTCCACGGACGCTTGGGGGCAGCAGCGCTTTGCCTGCGAACCAACGCACGCGTCCTCAAACTCAATGCAGACCAGCAGGAACAAGCGTCCTCCGGAGGTTCCTCGGGAGTGTCCAAGGGAAGTCCTTCCACAGGGCCTTTCAAAATCAGTCCAGAAGAGCTTGGGTTCACTTTTGATTCCACAAGCTATGGTCCCGTCACGGTTGAAGGCAGCGGTTCCATTGACAGTGAGGCCACCGGCGAAGCCCATGGCTCCTTGGGTCCCGGGGGCCTTGAAGCAGGGGGCTCCGGCGAGGCTTCCAGTGGGGGCGACATGACGTGGAAGGCGGAGTCCGGGTTCGGCCCCGTCAACACCACAGTCACCAATGAGACGTTCGTGGGCGCTCGCGCCGAAGGCGAGTATGGGGTCAGCGTGCCGTTCGGGCTGGGACTTCCCAACGCCCACGCCAACGGCGAAGCGTTCGCAGGCGCCGAGAACGTGACCACCACCCGCTCTGACTTCTTCGATGGCTGGGTCACCAACACCTCCACCACGCGCATGATGACGGGCGTGGAGGCCAGCGCGCACACAGAAGCCAGCAGCCCGTTCCTGTTTTCCGCAGGTGGTGAAGGTTTTGCCGGTCAAAAGGTCACTGTGGATAACAAAACCGATTTCGCCGGCGGCTTGTTCTCTCTGGGGCAGGGTGGAGAACTCCGCGCCGGCGCATGGGCCAGTGCCGGCGAGGGCGAACTCAGTGTCAAGGGCGGCCAGAGCACCGGCACGGCGTTCAGCGCAGGTGCCGGAGCGGAACTGACCGGGAGCCGATACGTGGAAGTTCTGGGCCAAACACTGACGCTCAACGCAACGGTCGCCGCGGGTGCCGGTGAGGGGCACTTCTTCACCGCTTCCATGGACGAAGACGGGCTCACCCTCGGCGCGGGCGCCAAGCTCACCGCGGAACTGGGGCTGGGCGCCGGTGGCCAGATCACCATCAGCCCGTCCGGATTCGTGGATTCCGTCACCGGGTTTGTCGACTTCCTGAACAACTGA